The Gemmatimonadota bacterium genomic interval GGCGGTCCTTTACTGCTTTTTTTCTCTTATCACGATTCTGCTCAACGCATCGGCACTGCCCGTCGCCATCGGCAACATCTTTGGGGGCGCATTCACCGGCGAAGGTGTCGCTGGCGGCGTGTTGGGAACGATGATTATCGGCTTCCAACGCGCAGTGTTCTCTAATGAAGCCGGCATTGGATCGGCCGCTATCGCCCACTCGTCGGTCAAGACAAACGAGCCCATCACAGAAGGGATTGTGTCGTTGTTGGAGCCTTTTATTGATACCATCGTCATCTGCACGATCACCGCTCTGGTCATTGCCACAACGCAGGTTATCGCACCCGATTTTGCTGGCGGCGCAACGGGCGTGGCCATGACGTCTGTGGCCTTTGAGCGACAATTTTCGTGGTTTCCCATTCCGCTGGCTTTTGCCGCTGTGCTATTCGCCTTTTCCACGATGATTTCCTGGTCCTATTATGGATTAAAAGGTTGGACCTATTTGTTTGGTGAAAGCGCACACAGGCAAAACGCGTACAAAATCATTTTTTGTCTCTGTGTTGTTTTGGGATGCATGGTGCAATTGGGGCCCCTGCTGGATATTTCCGATGCGCTGGTGTTTTTGATTTGTGTGCCGAATATTTTGGGGCTGTATTTCCTGGCACCCATCGTCAAGCATGAAATGGATTCGTATTTTGCACGCCTGAAAAGCGGAGAAATTAAAAAATTCATGTGAGAAGGATCCGTCAATGGCGCGCTGATGGTTACACGGTAAAGCTCATATTTCTATCTCTTGCAACGCCCGAAGAAGCCATCACGCGCGTAAGCCAGGGCGGACACGATGTTCCAGAAGCTGTTATACGTCGTCGTTTTCATGCGGGCTTGCGGAACTTTCAGGACATTTACCGACATTGCGTTGACGATTGGTTTTTGTATAATAATAGCGGCACAATACCCATATTTAA includes:
- a CDS encoding alanine:cation symporter family protein; its protein translation is GMLDGLGWLVGIILGAVVFAVIVGGIKSIAKVTEKVVPSMAVLYCFFSLITILLNASALPVAIGNIFGGAFTGEGVAGGVLGTMIIGFQRAVFSNEAGIGSAAIAHSSVKTNEPITEGIVSLLEPFIDTIVICTITALVIATTQVIAPDFAGGATGVAMTSVAFERQFSWFPIPLAFAAVLFAFSTMISWSYYGLKGWTYLFGESAHRQNAYKIIFCLCVVLGCMVQLGPLLDISDALVFLICVPNILGLYFLAPIVKHEMDSYFARLKSGEIKKFM